The Rhodocytophaga rosea genome has a segment encoding these proteins:
- a CDS encoding helix-turn-helix domain-containing protein, with protein sequence MLIQDLEKIHKDSKSYQERNRCQCILLSNQGYQVQKLASIFQVSQLSIYKWFDRFEKTGVVGLKNQKGKGRKPILTTSNATHVEVVENSIEKEKQQLKLAKREIEAKLGTAMSEMTLKRFLKKLTTDGNVSVNG encoded by the coding sequence TTGCTTATACAAGACTTAGAGAAGATTCATAAAGATAGTAAAAGTTATCAGGAACGTAACCGTTGCCAATGTATACTGTTATCCAATCAAGGCTATCAAGTACAGAAGTTAGCAAGCATTTTTCAAGTAAGTCAGTTAAGTATTTATAAGTGGTTTGATCGCTTTGAGAAAACAGGTGTGGTAGGGTTAAAGAACCAAAAAGGGAAAGGCAGAAAACCCATCCTTACTACCAGTAATGCTACCCATGTTGAAGTAGTGGAAAATAGCATAGAGAAAGAAAAACAACAACTTAAATTAGCTAAGCGAGAGATAGAAGCTAAATTAGGCACGGCTATGAGTGAGATGACCTTGAAGCGGTTTTTAAAAAAATTGACTACCGATGGAAACGTTTCCGTAAATGGATAA
- a CDS encoding IS630 family transposase gives MQNKEAYEQKVKRLHALLYLAQTGSIDLYFGDESGFCLTPCVPYGWIKKGEHAPILSQRSTRINVFGLLSTNNELLTYQKSGSLNADFIIECVEAFSTSISKFTVIVLDNASWHTCGLWEVKKEEWEQKGLYIFLLPKYSPHLNRIERFWKQVKYHWLKAEDYLSVEALKEALYTIFLGLGTYFKLDFKKLEVDENIILNCV, from the coding sequence TTGCAAAACAAAGAAGCATATGAGCAGAAAGTCAAGCGATTACATGCTTTGCTTTATTTGGCACAGACAGGCAGTATAGATTTATATTTTGGAGACGAATCAGGGTTTTGCCTTACCCCTTGTGTACCTTATGGATGGATCAAAAAAGGCGAACACGCCCCTATTTTATCCCAAAGAAGTACAAGGATAAATGTATTTGGCTTGTTAAGTACAAATAATGAGTTGCTTACTTATCAGAAAAGTGGGAGTCTAAACGCTGACTTTATCATTGAATGTGTAGAGGCCTTCTCAACATCTATTTCCAAGTTTACTGTCATAGTCTTAGACAACGCCTCCTGGCATACATGTGGCCTATGGGAAGTCAAAAAAGAAGAATGGGAACAGAAAGGATTATACATCTTTTTGCTGCCTAAGTATAGTCCTCATCTTAACAGGATCGAACGATTTTGGAAGCAGGTGAAATATCATTGGCTCAAAGCCGAAGACTATCTGTCTGTAGAAGCGCTTAAGGAGGCACTTTATACCATCTTTTTAGGATTGGGTACTTACTTTAAACTTGATTTTAAAAAACTTGAAGTAGATGAAAATATTATACTTAATTGTGTTTAA
- a CDS encoding Rossmann-fold NAD(P)-binding domain-containing protein, whose product MENFLRTIGLVKKMGINGTAADGDHAIPMVATKDVAQVAAFHLANLDFSGKRVRAVMGPRDYTYREFTSIIGKTISKPDLPYVQFPVEQAKQAFLNNGFSEDFVDNLLGMATTIKTGFMNYQTRDESTTTLTTAEEFASQVYASAYNK is encoded by the coding sequence ATGGAAAACTTCCTACGCACCATTGGGTTGGTTAAGAAGATGGGAATCAATGGAACAGCTGCCGACGGTGACCATGCCATACCTATGGTTGCTACAAAAGATGTTGCCCAAGTGGCAGCCTTTCACCTGGCGAATCTTGACTTCAGTGGCAAACGTGTCCGTGCCGTTATGGGACCAAGAGACTATACCTACCGGGAGTTTACAAGCATTATCGGCAAAACCATTAGCAAGCCTGATCTGCCTTATGTTCAATTTCCGGTTGAGCAGGCGAAGCAGGCATTTTTAAACAATGGTTTTTCAGAAGACTTCGTCGATAATTTACTGGGTATGGCAACCACTATTAAAACCGGATTCATGAATTATCAAACAAGAGATGAATCCACTACCACTCTCACCACGGCCGAAGAGTTTGCCAGCCAGGTGTACGCCTCTGCCTATAATAAATAA
- a CDS encoding Crp/Fnr family transcriptional regulator → MKQLIDYILQFGNLNKQQIALLESKITEVELLKDEYFSQAGKIPRQVGFIVEGVIRGCYYNNKGEEITRCFISENSLVVDYFNFEANTSSSEYLQAITNCKLIVFSKQDWEELSHTIVGWDIIQNKMVQKCLFQKSRKGPVISQDATTRIWNL, encoded by the coding sequence ATGAAACAATTGATAGACTATATCTTACAGTTTGGCAACTTAAATAAGCAACAAATAGCCCTTCTTGAATCTAAGATAACAGAAGTTGAGCTGTTAAAAGACGAGTATTTTTCCCAGGCAGGGAAGATTCCCCGGCAAGTTGGTTTTATTGTGGAAGGCGTGATACGAGGTTGTTATTACAATAACAAAGGAGAAGAAATCACCCGTTGCTTTATTAGCGAAAACAGTTTAGTGGTGGATTATTTCAATTTTGAGGCAAATACTTCCTCTTCAGAATACCTCCAAGCTATTACCAATTGCAAACTCATTGTATTTTCAAAACAAGATTGGGAAGAGCTCTCCCATACGATTGTGGGTTGGGACATTATTCAGAACAAAATGGTTCAAAAGTGCCTTTTCCAAAAATCCAGAAAAGGTCCAGTCATTTCACAAGACGCTACTACCCGGATCTGGAATTTATGA
- a CDS encoding SDR family NAD(P)-dependent oxidoreductase — protein sequence MKTVVITGGNKGIGLETIKQLSKKGLFVYVGSRDIEKGNAIVKELTGNGFKNLKAIEIDVTKLDTILFAKHLIEKEQGHLDILINNAGISGIVPQSALETNIDHFKEVFEVNFYGVVGVTQAFINLLRKSPQPRIVNISTSVGSLSLQSNPSWPAYEYAKYTVYASSKSAMNMYTVQLAYELRDTAFKVNAVCPGYTKTDFTNYKGGEVKAAGKCIIKYALIDQNGPTGKFFSEESNPHTGEIPW from the coding sequence ATGAAGACTGTAGTAATCACAGGAGGCAACAAAGGCATTGGCTTAGAAACAATTAAACAACTTTCAAAAAAGGGTCTATTCGTTTATGTAGGTAGCCGGGATATTGAAAAAGGGAATGCGATCGTAAAAGAATTAACCGGCAATGGTTTTAAAAACCTGAAAGCTATCGAAATTGACGTAACCAAGCTCGACACAATTCTATTTGCCAAGCACCTCATTGAAAAGGAACAAGGCCATTTGGACATTTTGATAAACAATGCAGGGATTAGTGGAATTGTTCCTCAAAGTGCGCTCGAAACAAATATTGATCATTTCAAAGAAGTTTTTGAGGTCAATTTCTATGGTGTGGTAGGTGTTACACAGGCTTTTATTAACTTATTGAGAAAATCGCCCCAGCCAAGAATTGTAAATATAAGTACCAGTGTAGGCTCGCTTTCGCTTCAAAGCAACCCAAGCTGGCCAGCGTATGAGTATGCTAAATATACTGTGTATGCTTCTTCAAAATCCGCGATGAATATGTACACGGTTCAATTAGCTTACGAATTGCGTGATACGGCTTTCAAAGTAAATGCGGTTTGTCCAGGCTATACCAAAACTGATTTTACTAACTATAAGGGAGGTGAAGTTAAAGCAGCGGGAAAATGTATTATAAAATATGCCTTAATTGACCAGAATGGACCAACGGGAAAATTTTTCAGCGAAGAGAGCAATCCGCACACAGGCGAAATTCCCTGGTAA
- a CDS encoding PLP-dependent cysteine synthase family protein encodes MLTIRPHQADRLLKATGKLIGKTPLFLIRHAFNKANVRIYAKLEWLQLGSSVKARPAFHMISQAVASGELTSYRHILDATSGNTGIAYAAIGARLGIPVTIFMSETASKERSTILKALQTNIIYTSAPTTGDEAQQMALSLFKKQPNRYFHINQYGNENNWKAHYQTTAQEIYRQTRGRVTHFVAGLGTTGTLVGTGRRLQELNPAIRLIALQPDVSTHLLEGWKHLGSSTAPAIYDASLAHQTLAVSTEEAYEWIKRVAVKEGLLLSPSSAAALAGAVQVAEQIDEGIIVTVFADSADKYGEVINSLF; translated from the coding sequence CAGGCAGATCGATTGCTGAAAGCCACAGGAAAACTCATTGGAAAAACACCTCTTTTTCTCATTAGACATGCCTTCAACAAAGCCAATGTGCGCATTTATGCTAAGCTTGAGTGGTTACAGTTAGGCAGTAGTGTGAAAGCTCGTCCTGCTTTTCACATGATTAGTCAGGCAGTTGCTAGTGGAGAACTCACTTCTTACAGACATATCCTGGATGCTACCAGTGGCAATACCGGGATTGCGTATGCAGCCATTGGGGCACGGTTGGGTATCCCTGTTACCATTTTTATGTCTGAGACAGCTTCCAAAGAAAGGAGTACTATTCTAAAAGCCTTACAGACCAACATTATCTATACCTCTGCACCTACCACCGGAGATGAAGCTCAACAAATGGCTCTTTCCCTATTCAAAAAACAGCCTAATCGCTATTTTCACATCAATCAATATGGAAATGAGAATAACTGGAAAGCCCACTATCAAACCACTGCTCAAGAAATTTATAGGCAAACCCGTGGCAGAGTAACACATTTTGTAGCCGGCTTAGGCACAACAGGTACTTTAGTAGGGACAGGCCGAAGACTTCAAGAATTAAACCCTGCCATTCGCCTGATTGCTCTACAGCCGGATGTATCCACACACCTTTTGGAGGGATGGAAACATTTAGGGAGTTCAACAGCTCCTGCCATTTATGATGCCAGTCTAGCTCATCAGACATTAGCTGTGAGCACGGAGGAAGCCTATGAGTGGATCAAGCGAGTAGCTGTAAAGGAAGGGCTACTACTAAGTCCCTCTTCAGCAGCTGCCTTAGCCGGTGCAGTTCAAGTAGCAGAGCAAATAGATGAAGGGATAATAGTGACTGTGTTTGCTGACAGTGCTGATAAGTATGGCGAGGTAATCAACTCCCTTTTCTAA